In Alkalihalobacterium alkalinitrilicum, a genomic segment contains:
- a CDS encoding sigma factor-like helix-turn-helix DNA-binding protein, producing the protein MSKFIYIGKEKVKVSEEIYKEYYRMDRRERYMEKDIKVGRIVVNPEAEKVEYIPSKEDSINRLMDQGTDFNDDQIIEEILCDKATLLILQEAVAELDREEQKLIEDLYYKNLTTRAIGKEIGVSHMAVVKRHKKILDKLKKFF; encoded by the coding sequence ATGAGTAAATTCATCTATATCGGCAAGGAGAAAGTGAAAGTAAGTGAAGAGATTTACAAAGAGTATTACAGAATGGATCGACGTGAACGTTACATGGAAAAGGATATTAAAGTAGGACGTATAGTTGTTAATCCAGAGGCGGAAAAGGTTGAATATATCCCAAGCAAAGAGGATTCAATCAATCGTTTGATGGATCAAGGTACAGATTTTAATGATGACCAAATAATCGAGGAAATTCTTTGTGATAAAGCAACTCTATTAATCTTGCAGGAAGCTGTTGCAGAGCTAGATCGTGAGGAACAAAAGTTGATTGAGGATCTTTACTATAAAAATTTAACTACAAGAGCAATTGGAAAAGAAATAGGCGTCTCACACATGGCAGTCGTAAAACGCCATAAAAAAATTTTAGACAAACTGAAAAAGTTTTTTTGA
- a CDS encoding DUF2800 domain-containing protein — MNHSERAHASLGASKARQWLACTPSIRLGEQYEEETSVYAREGTFMHELSELYLSYELKQMTKAQLNKKLKQMKQNEFYNSEIEQAVQIYVDVVTEKMNEARATSKDPLILIEEKVDFSPWVPDAFGTGDVILIYGNRLEVIDLKGGKGVKVSAVENPQMRLYALGAINNFGVLFDIDSILMTIVQPRLDNISTDEMQVDELLEWAEEVVKPRAELAFKGDGDFIAGEHCRFCKVKASCRARAEENLKIACMDFQKPPLLTDDEVVEVLTSIDHLMSWAKDIQEYAFVMAMNENKQWPGMKLVEGRGSRKYSDESAVIEALSAAGYDSEVIFKKSLNTITTLEKELGKKAFQELLGSLIAKAPGKVKLVPEEDKRPEIKASPEADFQ; from the coding sequence GTGAATCATTCAGAACGGGCCCATGCTAGTTTAGGGGCCTCTAAAGCAAGACAGTGGTTAGCTTGTACACCAAGCATTCGACTCGGTGAACAGTACGAGGAAGAAACGAGTGTTTATGCCAGAGAGGGGACTTTTATGCATGAGCTGTCGGAACTTTATTTGTCTTATGAATTAAAACAGATGACAAAAGCTCAGTTAAACAAAAAGCTGAAGCAGATGAAACAAAATGAATTTTATAACTCAGAAATCGAACAAGCTGTACAAATCTATGTGGATGTTGTTACTGAAAAAATGAATGAGGCTAGGGCAACAAGTAAGGACCCGCTCATCCTTATTGAGGAAAAAGTAGACTTTAGCCCGTGGGTTCCAGATGCTTTCGGTACCGGGGATGTAATTTTAATCTACGGAAATCGGCTAGAAGTTATTGACCTTAAAGGCGGCAAAGGGGTCAAGGTTTCTGCAGTGGAAAACCCACAAATGCGCCTGTACGCTTTGGGTGCAATAAACAACTTTGGTGTACTCTTCGATATCGATTCCATTTTGATGACGATTGTGCAACCGAGGTTAGACAATATCTCCACCGACGAAATGCAGGTGGACGAACTACTGGAATGGGCAGAAGAAGTGGTAAAGCCCAGAGCGGAGCTAGCTTTTAAGGGTGACGGAGATTTTATTGCTGGTGAGCATTGCCGTTTTTGTAAGGTGAAGGCCTCTTGCAGAGCGAGGGCAGAAGAAAATCTGAAAATTGCTTGTATGGATTTTCAGAAACCTCCGTTACTAACAGATGATGAAGTTGTAGAAGTGTTAACATCCATCGATCATCTGATGAGCTGGGCAAAAGATATACAAGAGTATGCATTTGTTATGGCGATGAATGAAAACAAGCAATGGCCAGGGATGAAACTGGTCGAGGGTAGAGGTAGCCGAAAATATAGTGATGAAAGTGCAGTGATTGAAGCACTTTCTGCTGCTGGATATGACAGTGAAGTGATCTTTAAGAAGTCACTTAACACGATAACAACACTGGAAAAGGAACTAGGTAAAAAAGCATTTCAAGAGTTGCTTGGGTCTCTAATTGCAAAAGCGCCGGGCAAGGTCAAGCTCGTGCCAGAAGAGGACAAGCGACCAGAAATAAAGGCTTCGCCTGAAGCAGATTTTCAATAA
- a CDS encoding DUF2815 family protein: protein MVKITIGTKENPVRFSYANVHQAVSVNGSDLKYSLSIIIPKSDKKTIKKVKDAIQKATQENKDKFGGKVPSNLKTPLRDGDVDREDDEAYAGSYFINANSKVKPGIVDADLNPIMEQSDFYSGCYGRVSLTFYGFNVNGNRGIAAGLQNIMKTDDGEPLGGRSSAEDDFADDSGDDEDDILG, encoded by the coding sequence ATGGTAAAAATAACGATTGGTACAAAGGAAAACCCAGTACGGTTCAGTTATGCGAATGTTCATCAAGCAGTCAGCGTTAATGGAAGTGATTTGAAGTATTCATTAAGTATCATTATCCCAAAATCAGATAAGAAAACCATCAAAAAAGTAAAAGATGCTATTCAAAAAGCCACTCAAGAAAACAAGGACAAGTTCGGTGGTAAGGTACCCTCCAACTTAAAAACACCATTACGTGACGGTGATGTAGACCGTGAAGATGATGAGGCGTATGCAGGTTCTTATTTCATTAATGCCAACAGCAAGGTTAAACCAGGAATTGTGGATGCTGATTTAAATCCAATCATGGAACAAAGTGATTTTTATTCAGGCTGTTATGGAAGAGTCAGCTTAACTTTTTATGGATTTAACGTAAATGGAAATCGTGGGATTGCCGCTGGACTTCAAAACATTATGAAGACGGATGATGGAGAACCACTTGGTGGTCGCAGTAGTGCCGAAGATGATTTTGCTGATGACAGTGGCGATGATGAAGATGACATCTTAGGTTGA
- a CDS encoding DNA polymerase, with protein sequence MKLLSIDIETYSSVDLIKSGVYAYCESSDFEILLFAYAFNDDEEVHIVDLASGEKVPADIIKAMTDPTVLKTAYNANFERTCLAKHFRKSMPPDQWRCSSVHALMLGLPGNLDGVAKCLRLKVQKIKEGKALIRYFSVPCKPTKVNEGRTRNLPEHDLDKWATFKDYCKQDVEVERQIRKKLDAFPIPKVEQKLWELDQKINDEGVLIDNSLVNNAIQADKAFQDKLFEEAVRLTGLENPNSPAQLKGWLLKQGLEVDSLAKKNVETLMSDVEKPEVKRLLKLRQAMSKTSVKKYEAMERSICPDQRIRGLLQFYGANRTGRWAGRLVQIHNLPRNSLKDLQIARELLESGKYEALELLFESVSDVLSQLIRTTFIPSKGNRFVVADFSAIEARVIAWLAGERWRMDVFQSHGKIYEASAAQMFKVPIETIDKGSLLRQKGKIAELALGYGGSKGALMQMGALEMGLTEDELPELVSAWREANPKIVKLWWGIEAAAIKAVKEKAVVKMQYGLTFHYTKGILFITLPSGRSLAYVRPKIGIDERFGKEQLTYEGTEQGSKQWGRIPTYGGKLTENIIQAIARDCLMTLGLTPTRVKH encoded by the coding sequence ATGAAACTATTATCCATTGATATAGAAACTTACAGTAGTGTAGACCTCATTAAATCTGGGGTCTATGCCTATTGTGAATCGTCTGATTTTGAAATTCTTCTATTTGCTTATGCCTTTAATGATGACGAAGAGGTGCATATTGTTGATTTAGCTTCAGGTGAGAAGGTACCAGCTGACATCATAAAGGCAATGACAGATCCAACAGTGTTAAAGACTGCTTACAATGCTAATTTTGAACGAACTTGTTTAGCTAAGCACTTTCGTAAATCAATGCCGCCGGATCAGTGGCGGTGTTCATCCGTTCATGCCTTAATGCTTGGCTTACCTGGAAATCTCGATGGGGTGGCTAAGTGCCTTAGGTTGAAAGTGCAGAAAATAAAAGAAGGAAAAGCCTTAATTCGTTACTTTTCGGTTCCTTGTAAACCTACCAAAGTGAATGAGGGAAGGACTCGTAATCTACCAGAACATGACTTAGATAAATGGGCCACTTTTAAGGATTATTGCAAACAGGACGTTGAGGTCGAGAGACAAATCCGAAAGAAGCTAGATGCCTTTCCAATTCCCAAAGTAGAACAGAAGCTTTGGGAGTTGGACCAAAAGATAAATGATGAAGGTGTCCTTATTGATAATAGCTTAGTCAATAATGCCATACAGGCAGATAAGGCATTTCAGGATAAGCTCTTTGAAGAAGCTGTGCGTTTAACAGGACTCGAAAACCCGAATAGTCCAGCGCAGCTAAAAGGTTGGTTATTAAAACAAGGGTTAGAAGTGGATAGCCTTGCAAAGAAAAATGTTGAAACACTGATGAGTGACGTGGAAAAACCTGAGGTAAAAAGGCTGTTGAAATTAAGACAAGCAATGTCCAAAACATCAGTGAAAAAGTATGAAGCAATGGAACGCTCGATCTGTCCTGACCAAAGGATTAGAGGGTTGTTGCAATTTTACGGGGCGAACCGCACTGGCCGCTGGGCTGGTAGACTTGTTCAAATTCATAACCTACCAAGAAACAGTTTGAAAGATTTACAAATTGCAAGAGAACTATTGGAGTCAGGAAAGTACGAAGCATTGGAGCTTCTATTTGAGAGTGTGTCGGACGTATTATCGCAGTTAATCCGAACGACGTTTATTCCATCAAAGGGCAACCGCTTTGTTGTAGCAGACTTTTCAGCAATAGAAGCAAGGGTGATTGCTTGGCTTGCAGGGGAGCGATGGCGGATGGATGTGTTTCAATCTCATGGGAAAATTTATGAAGCCTCTGCTGCACAGATGTTTAAAGTACCAATAGAAACGATTGATAAAGGTAGTCTGCTTAGGCAAAAAGGTAAAATTGCTGAATTGGCTCTTGGATACGGTGGCTCTAAAGGGGCGTTGATGCAGATGGGGGCTTTAGAAATGGGTTTGACCGAAGATGAACTTCCAGAGTTAGTTTCCGCTTGGCGAGAAGCAAATCCGAAAATCGTGAAACTTTGGTGGGGCATAGAAGCGGCAGCAATAAAAGCTGTAAAGGAAAAAGCGGTAGTGAAGATGCAGTATGGACTGACCTTTCATTACACGAAAGGAATTTTATTTATTACACTGCCATCTGGTCGTTCACTTGCTTATGTTAGACCGAAAATTGGGATAGACGAGCGTTTTGGAAAGGAACAACTCACTTATGAGGGAACGGAACAAGGCTCTAAGCAGTGGGGCAGGATTCCTACTTATGGTGGCAAACTTACGGAGAACATTATCCAGGCCATTGCTAGGGATTGTTTGATGACATTGGGTCTGACCCCCACTAGGGTAAAGCATTAA